Part of the Candidatus Neomarinimicrobiota bacterium genome, TGTTTGATCATCTGTTGTTTGCAGTTTTTCCGTATATAGCAATCACATTAGCCGTGGTGGTGGGAGTTTATCGCTATATGACCGATCGTTTCTCCTATTCCAGCTTCTCATCTCAATTTCTGGAGAACCGTCAATTGTTCTGGGGTTCTGTGCCGTGGCACTACGGAATTCTGATCATCCTGCTTGCCCATCTTCTGGCGGCACTGTTTCCCCATACCTGGGCAACTCTTATCGCAGCCCCGGTACGCCTTTACATTCTTGAAGTTACCGGACTGGCGTTAGCTCTCCTGACTTTAATAGGATTGGGATTGCTTATACTGCGGCGCCTGAGAAATGCCCGAATTTTAGCCGTTACTTCCCCAATGGACTGGGTTCTGCTTACGGTCCTACTTGTGCAGGTGGCCTTGGGCTTCTGGGTCGCTCTCTTTTACCGTTGGGGATCAGATTGGTACCTGCATACGGCTGTTCCCTGGTTGGTCTCACTGTTCAAGCTCAATCCACAAATACAATACGTAACCGCCTTGCCCTTCGTGGTGAAGCTGCACATGTTAGGGGGATTTGTTATCGTTGGACTCATTCCTTTTACCCGCTTAGTTCACATTTTCACAGTGCCTGTTGGCTATCTGTGGCGACCATTTCAAGTGGTGATCTGGAATCGGCGTGCCCGGGAAGGCCAAGAGAAACAGGCATAGTCCGGGTTCCTACGAACCGACCCGTTCTATGATCTGAAATCGACGAACAAGGAGTAAGAACGGTACCACCCTTAAAAGGCACTCCCAACCGCGCGTTGGCTGGAGCGACGATGGGATTCTTCATCGGGTTTGCCGCTGTAGCCCTTTTTGGCCCGGCGGCCGTGCGGTTCAAGGAGGTGATGAACCTGAGCACCACCGAGGTAGCTTTCCTGGTGGCCATGCCATCCCTTACCGGCTCGCTTTTGCGCATTCCTTTCTCAGCATGGGTGGATACGACAGGTGGACGCAAGCCTTTCTTGGTGCTCCTCGCCCTCTCTATCATCGGGATGGCCGGTTTGTCCCTGGTAGTCAATACCCTCTATCCCGATCGGCTTGATAAGGGCCTATATCCACTGGTTCTCATCCTTGGCGGGCTGTGCGGCTGCGGCATCGCCATCTTTTCCGTTGGCGTCAGTCAGGTCTCCTACTGGTTTCCCCGTGCCCGCCAGGGCCGTTCCCTAGCACTCTACGCCGGGATCGGCAATCTGGCGCCCGGCATCTTCTCCCTACTGCTCCCGATCGCGCTTATGGCATGGGGCCTGTCCGGATCTTACTTGGCCTGGCTGTTCCTGTTAGCCGTCGGCACGGTGATTTACGGGTTGACCGGACGTAATGCGTGGTATTTCCAGCTGCGGCAGCAGAAAATCTCTACGGCTGAGGCCCGTCGGCTGGCAGCCGAGCATGGGCAGGAGCTCTTTCCGTCCGGCAGCATCGTCGCCGGTCTGAAAACATCTGCCCGCAAGTGGCGGACCTGGGTACTGGTCATGATGTATTTCACCACCTTTGGCGGCTTTGTGGCCCTTACGGCTTGGTTGCCTACTTACTGGAGTTCCTATTTCGCCGTCACAGCTGTGACTGCAGGGGCACTGACGGGTGTCTATTCGATTCTCGCCTCGGGCGTCCGGATCTTGGGTGGTGTGCTATCGGACGAACTGGAGAAGGGGGGGGAAAACACGGCCATTCTGGCCCTGTTGATCACGCTGAATGGGGCCGTGCTGATGACCATGACCGATCAGTTCCAGGTAGCGGTCCCGGGTGTACTCCTCATGGCCATCGGGATGGGGATCTGCAACGCGGCTATTTTCAAGATGGTGCCCCAGGAGGTACCCGAGGCAGTCGGGGGCGCTGCGGGGTGGGTAGGCGGCCTCGGCGCCTTTGGCGGGTTCGTCATCCCACCCATCATGGGATTCGCCGTTCGACAGCATGGCCAGATGGGATACCCTTTGGGGTTTATCACCTTTGTCGTTCTGGCAATGCTCTCCTTGTCGCTAGTTTGGGTGCTGAAATACACACGAGCCATATCCGGCGGGGAAACAGGGAGTGTCGCGCTGGTAGACAGTGGCAGCACACTTCGACACCACAGTTCCGTCGAGGCAAGTGAAGTTCAGACATATCGAGTCATCATAGACACCAGCCGTTGCTTTGAAGGCGCAGCGAGCGGCAGGAACCCTCCGTGTGATCAGTGCGTGAGGGCTTGTCCGGAAGTTTT contains:
- the narI gene encoding respiratory nitrate reductase subunit gamma, yielding MFDHLLFAVFPYIAITLAVVVGVYRYMTDRFSYSSFSSQFLENRQLFWGSVPWHYGILIILLAHLLAALFPHTWATLIAAPVRLYILEVTGLALALLTLIGLGLLILRRLRNARILAVTSPMDWVLLTVLLVQVALGFWVALFYRWGSDWYLHTAVPWLVSLFKLNPQIQYVTALPFVVKLHMLGGFVIVGLIPFTRLVHIFTVPVGYLWRPFQVVIWNRRAREGQEKQA
- a CDS encoding ferredoxin; this encodes MLSLSLVWVLKYTRAISGGETGSVALVDSGSTLRHHSSVEASEVQTYRVIIDTSRCFEGAASGRNPPCDQCVRACPEVFEKQHASALARVRRDAEPGRHLPAVREAARRCPTNAILLVELAPAKSSNSGDSGDSSAVA